The sequence CATCTCATCCACAACAGTCGTGACAAAGTTGGTATCTTCTGGGGTTCGTTCTAAAGGACGATCCTTGTCAGAAAAAAGATCTTCCTGAGGAGAGGATTGTTCTGAATCTGGGGAAGGTTCAGAAGGTTGAGGAGAAGGCTGTAAGTTTCTTAATTGAGAACAACTTCCCATAAAAGTAGCCGTTGTTAGCACTAAAAAGAAAGACAGCCAAGGTCGTTTTTTTGGTGTCATTGTTTTACTGATTATTTCTTATTTCTTGTTTATTGATATAGGAGTCCTATAAGTCGAAAAGAGTTCGGTGAGGAGTTAGGCGAGGCTCACTCAATCCACTTAGCAACAGGAACGCCTTAACATTGGCTATGACTTAGTTGATTGGGTAACTGGTCACCTCATTATTAATTATTGCATTGTTAATTATTCATTGATCCAAGGGCTCGACCAAGGGATACCTCCGACTTCTAAACCACAGTTGGTACTAGAAGCCTGGCAGATTAAATTTCCACGACGATCCAATAATTTCAAATGCAGATCGCCTTGCATTGTATCTCGACAGCAAAATTGTAATCCTTGTTCCGTTGGCGCACGTAAAAGTGTCCCCTGTTTGTCAGTTTTACCAACAATTTCCACTGCTAATTCTGCACCAACAGCCCTCATTTTCCATTCTCCCCAAGGCTGAATTTCCCAAAAAACATCCGAATTCCAAGGCACAAATTCGTAGAATTTCCCTTGATGGTGGAAACAAATCAACGCCACTTCTTCCCCAATCCCTAAAACTTCTCGTCTTCCTCCCCCTGCGGTTAAAGCTAAATCCGTTTCCTCGCTAAACGCATTACAATTCAACCAAAACCACTTTGCAGGAAACGCCCGACCCCAATTTTTTTCGCTATAAGCTGGTGCATTGGTAAATTTATAGGTTTTCCCTTGCCATTGAATATATCCCGTGGCGAGTCCCTGCGCCATTAAAATTTGCCAACCTGGTTCAAATAGGGGAAGAAAGGATAACCAGCCTGCGGTGGCTTTCTGCGGACGGTGAGAGTCTCCCCAGCCATAAATGGGCTTAATCTGATATTCCCAAATTGCAGCTTCCCCAGTGGCTGGATCATAAAGTTTTCCTTGATTGAGAGTTGCTGTCGCTTGATACCCTTCTTTGATTTGTTGATTAAATTGATGTGGGGTTAATTCTCGCGGAAAACTCCCTAGAGGACGTTTCCCCCAATGTCCTAAGCCTAAACGGGTATAATCTGCCCAGAAGCCCTTAACGTTCGGAAACGTGCGCCAAAAGTATTCATCATCGGGTCCTAAAATTTGTGCTGCACCGCCACTATAGGACATTCCACCAGCAGGATCATCAATGGAGTACATAAAAGCAAAGGTTTGATTAATCTCGGGGAGGGTGACGCGATAATACCAGCCTTCAAAGAAGCGAGTTTCTTCTCCCGCCCAATGGTAACCACTATGAGGGGTTTGTCGTTGATTGGTTATTTGTTCCTTGTTCATATTGAGTTCTCCATGTTTTGAAAAACATGGATTCTAGACGTTGCTACGAAGCGAGATTAAATCTCGCAATCGAAGCGTCTGCGATATGATTTCTTCATCGAACTGAAAATATCATAACGCTTGGGAACACTCAAACATTCCCGACATACCTCGGTTAGACCTAAGCCTAACTGTGTACTTACCTTTCTTAAGATGTTCGCTGCGCCATTACAGTCAGCATTAATTAACTTACCGTTACGAGCTTGATACAAACCTCTTTTCACTCTCTTTCCTGATGCTTTCCAGTTGGCAGGTTTTTCACCGCCGAACACTGGTAAGTAATCATTATCCAAGTACGAGCTACGGGAGGTGTAACTTTCCTCGGTTTCGGTAAATTGAATTCCTACTGATTCTGCTAACTCTTTAATTCGGTTCTTGAGTCTAGCAGTAGGGATTTGTACAAAGTTTTGGTTATTCTTTGAGCCCAGATTGCAATTTGTTTTAACCCCTTGTCCCCAACCAAAAACAATGTTACCGAGACGGTGGTTAAGACAATAATTAATGAGAAACCGTGCTGTCTTATTTACAGCGTCACGCATAAAACAGGAGCGTTTATGGGTTAATCCGTTTAAGTATTCATCCCAGTAAAAATCTGACTTCCCTTGCTTGTATTTGGCGACCTTCTTGTTATAGTTGGCATTTACACCTTTAACTTTGTGTCCATCAACGATGAAACTTTTTCCGAGAGTGGAGACACAAGTCAGGAGATTATTTACCCCGGGGTCACACCCCAAAGCCTGAGAATAATCTAAATCGGTCTCCACTTTTTCTTCTACCTTGTAAACAAGTTCCGCCCAAAGTTTTCCGTGTTGAGGAAGGATTCTGATTTCTGCGATGTTATTATCATTGATATAACTAACCGAGGGAATAGAGAATTCCTCTTCTTCTCCTCCTTCCCAATATTTTTTAATGACTCGACTCATTGGTAAGAGCCAGTAACCTTCTTCATGGTTAAAACGAAGCCCATCAGAGGGAAAGGTAAAACTACATAGACCTCCTTTTGTCCTATAACCGGGGAGTTTAGGTTTATGGTCTATTTCTCCATCAAACCACATTTCTAGCAGTTCGTTATAAGACTTAAAGGCTTCCTCAACTGACTTTAGCAGTTGCTGACCTTGTTGTGCGCCTAACCATTGATAGTGAGGATTCTCCTTAAAGTCTTTGCAAAGTTGAGGATAACTAACTTTTACTTTTTATCTTTGAATTGACGACGAAAGCAGTCATTTTTATTAAAAAACTCTCGGAATTCACAAGTGGCAAAGTGAGCTTGCCTAATCTGATAGACCACCGTGTTCCAAAGATTATTAGCTTCATGGCAAAGGAGAACAAATACATCCCTAGTTTGGTCAGTAATCTGATTTGTCAAAAGGAGCTTAGTTGTTTGATATAACATGGGATTAGTTGTTAAATTAAGTATATTATACTTGTATTATCAACGTACTATCAAGGAAAAATCAGCCTGACGAATACAGAAGAAATCCACATTCAGTGACTCTCCTTAACTACCACTTTGTTTTCTGTCCAAAAAGAAGAAAAAAGGTTTTAGTTGGAGAAATTGAACACCGTCTCCAAGAAATTATATTTGGACTTTGTAAAGAGAATAATTGGAGGCTGATTGCTTGCGAAATTAGGCAAGACCATGTCCATCTCTTTTTGAATACCGATCCTACTTATGCCCCAAGTGTGGTGGTTAAAAAAATTAAAGGACGGGCTTCTCATTATTTGAGGAGGGAGTTTCCCGAATTGAAAAAACTTCCCACTTTATGGAGTCCCAGTTATTTTGTAAGTACAGCAGGAAATGTCAGTTCAGAAACAATTAAGATGTATATTGACAATCAAAGAGGAAAATGATACAGAGGACTAAAGTCCTCATTCGCCATTCATGAGGGGCTGTCGTCGGAACGAGGGTGACGACGCTTGTAAGCCCCGTCCATCGGTTTCAAACCGATGGCTCTCTGACTGTTTTACTGTAGTCATAGCCTAAGGCTTGTCCATGACATAGTACAATACTTGTTCTTGGTTAATCTCACTGGAGAAAGTGATTGATTCAGAATGAGTTATTGGCGAATCGGGTTTGCTTCCCATTGATGCTTGTGAGAAAACAAACAACGAATAACCAATAACCAATAACTAAATTAAGTTACTCAATTTCAATAGAACTGGGTGCAGAGGTGCTGGTGTCGCTACGGCTGCTGGGAACAGTGGGTTGACGATATTCTCGATAGAGACGATCGCGCCACGTAAAGAAAGGTTCAAACGCAGGGTTATCTCCAAGACCAGGGAGGGCTTTCCCCGCCAGTTGACTGGGAATATCCATATAGGATTCTTCTGGGAATTTTAATAATAAACTCAGACTTGCCACAGTAAAATCAGCCAAGGTGGGAACTGCACCCGTGAGATAGGGTTGTTCTTCTAAAATTAAACACAGCGCCTCTAAATCTTGCTTGAGGCTACCTTCAATCGCTTTTAGGGCATCTCCCCCAATGCCGACACCTGTTCCTAAAACGTCTAAGAAATCAGAAGGAATCGCACTGACAATGCTTCTGACAAAATCTGGGGTTTCTGGCGGTAAGACCGCAGCGCGTAGGGCTTCATTGCGGTTTAGCGCCCCCATAAAGGCTTTTCTACTTTTTAAGCCAATGGATTCATCCGCCCATTCTTCCATTAATAAGGTTAATCCCTTTTCTTTCGCTGCGGTGGGAATCAGGGGACGTTCAGGATAGGTGCGTTCCAAATACATGGCGATTTCAGTGGAGTCGGCGACAACGGTTTCCCCATCTTTGAGAACGGGAACTTGTCGCTGTCCAGACATTTGATAGACTTCCACTTGTCCAACCCCCGGAGTCACTTCAATTTTACGGTATTCTAAGCCTTTGTAATCGAGAAGAAAACGGACTTTTTCGCTATATTGGGAGAGTTCAAATTGATAAAGTTCTAACATAGTGCATTCGCTGTGACGTTGCTTTCATAAAAGTTAACATTAATAAGGCGATTGTGTGAGTTATTTTTTGAAATATGACGAATTGGGAAGAGGTTGCGGGCAATTCAGTTTTATTACCGCCACAACCGAAAGGGTTAATTCATTTTTTGGGGGGGGCTTTTGTGGCAACAGTTCCCCAAGTGACTTATAGTTGGCTGTTGGAATCCCTAGCAGAAGAGGGGTATGGGGTGATTGCTACGCCATTTTTAAACGACCTCAATCATAGCGCGATCGCGCAACGGGCCTTAAATCGCTTTGAAACCGCTTATCAACGATTAGGATTATTTCAACGCTATCTCCCCATTTACGGAATTGGACATAGCATGGGCTGTAAATTACACTTGCTCATTAATAGTTTATATGAAGTGAAACGGGCGGGAAATTTACTGATTTCTTATAACAATTATCCAGCGCGGGAAGCAGTTCCTTTTGTGGAACAACTGAATCATTTAGCAGCGTTTGATTTAGAGTTTACCCCCTCCCCAGAACGCACTTTTGATATTGTGCAAAACAACTACCAAAAAACACGAACGCTTTTAGTTCGTTTCCAGAACGATACCATTGATCAAACCGAAGATTTAAAGCCAATTTTGGAACAACGTTTTCCGAGTTTAGTCTCTTATCTTCAACTCTCTGGTAATCATCTCACTCCTGTTAATCCTAAAGAATGGAATTGGAATCCAGGAACCAATTTTTCCCCCATAGATGCCTTGGGTCAATGGGTGAAACAACAATTTTATCGCGATATTACTCAACTTAAAAAAGAAGTTATACGTTGGCTTGACCCAATTGATATTTAACACTTAATTCTGAGTGAGAAGGAAAACTGCTTCAATTGTCAATTCATCCCCCTAGCCCCTCTTGGGAAGCTAGGGCTGTTTCATTCTCCCCCTTAAATGAATGGATCAGTCCTGAAAGCATTTTGAGGGCAATCGATTTTTCCCTTCTTTTCCCAGCGCGTAGTGCTAGATATAGCTGATAAAATAAAGAGTAGTGAGTCCCGATCAAACCTGATTAGAATTGAACCGAGGAGAGAATTCATGAATAGCTGCATTTTAATGGCACAAATTACCAGCCAGCCTCAACTCCGTTATACTCAAGAAAATCAAACTCCTCTAACCGAAATGATGGTTGAATTTTCTGGGTTACGGGATAATGATCCACCCAGTAGTTTAAAAGTTGTTGCTTGGGGAGATAATTTAGCCAATGAAGTCTCTCAAAATTATCACGCTGGGGATCAGGTGATCTTAGAAGGTCGTCTGCGAATGAATATCATTGAACGTCAAGAAGGGTTTAAGGAAAAACGCGCTGAGTTTACTTTATCTCGCATTCATCCCATGGGGAAAGGAACATCTCCTGAGCCTTCTTCTGAAAACAAAAGTTCTGATAATTTAGTCCAGTTTCCCGCTTCGCAACCTGACACTCAAAGCGAAAATCAGGATGAAGAAAAAAACCTCGATGATATTCCATTCTAAATGATTCTCAAAGCGTTTCTTTTCTAGTTACGTGAGAAAGTGAGTTGGTAGATGTTATTGGTTCATATAGCCTTTCTTAGTCTGTTGAGGTACGTAATGCGAGTCGATAGATGTTCATGGTTCATAGTTCATGGTTCGCGGTGATTCGCGCGGGCTACGCCCTACATAGTTCGTGTTTCATTGATTAACAACCAACAAATAACAACCAACAAAGAACAAAGAACAAAGAACAAAGAACAAAGAACAACCAACAAAGAACAAAGAACAAAGAACAAAGAACAAAGAACAAAGAACAACCAACAAAGAACAAAGAACAAACAAAAAATGAAAAAATTACCAATTGTTGCTATTATTGGTCGCCCGAATGTGGGGAAATCGACCTTAGTGAATCGTTTTACAGGAAGTCGCCATGCAATCGTTCACGATGAACCTGGAATTACGCGCGATCGTTTATATCAGCCGAGTTTTTGGCGCGATCGCGATTTTATTGTGGTTGACACGGGTGGGATTGTGTTTGATGATGATAGCGAATTTTTACCCGAAATTCGACAACAAGCGATGATGGCTTTATCAGAAGCCGTGGCTGCGATTTTTGTTGTTGATGGACAAACTGGACCCACTTCTGGGGATGAAGAAATTGCAGATTGGTTACGCCAACAAAGTGTTCCCGTTTATTTAGCTGTCAATAAGTGTGAAGCACCAGAACAAGGGTTAATGCAAGCTGCACAATTTTGGGAATTAGGATTAGGAGAACCTTATCCCGTTTCTGGGATACATGGCAGTGGAACAGGAGATTTATTAGACGCAGTCATCTCAACCTTTCCTCCTTATGAGGAATTACCTGAAGAAGACAATGAAATTAATGTTGCCATTATTGGTCGCCCGAATGTTGGGAAATCGAGTTTACTGAATGCCTTAACAGGCGCAAGTCGTTCGATTGTTAGTCCCGTTTCAGGAACAACTCGGGACGCGATCGATTTACAAATTGAACATCAAGGACAAACCTATCGTCTCATTGATACGGCTGGCATTCGCAAGAAGAAAAATATTCGCTATGGTGCGGAATTTTTTAGTATTAATCGCGCCTTTAAAGCCATTCGCCGATCTGATGTTTCTTTACTGGTGATTGATGCCTTAGATAGCATTACCGATCAAGATATGAAACTCGCAGGGCGCATTGAAGAAGAAGGGAAAGCTGCAATTATTATCGTCAATAAATGGGATGCGTTAGAAAAAGATTCTAAGACCATTTATAAATATGAGAAAATGCTGCGCGATCGCGTTTATTTTATGTACTGGTCAGAAATCTTATTTGTCAGTGCTCTCACTGGACAACGAGTAAAAAGTATTTTTGATTCCATTCAAACCGCTGTCCAAGAACATCGCCGTCGCGTCAGTACCGCCGTCATTAATGAAGTCATTCAAGAAGCCATTACTTGGTATTCTCCACCGACCACCCGTCAAGGAAAACAAGGGAGAATTTATTATGGAACACAGGTCAGTACCCAACCCCCAACCATTGCTTTATTTGTCAATGATCCCAAGCGATTTAATGACACCTATCGTCGCTATATTGACCGTCAATTCCGAGAACAATTAGGCTTTACTGGCACTCCCTTACGTCTAATTTGGCGCGGAAAACGTCCCCGCGATGTGGAAGAAAATAAACTCAATCGTGCAACAAGAGTTTAAATGATGTCTTTTAATCGGTTGATCAACAAACGAGAAAAGTAAATATTATTTATGCTTCGCACGGGCTATGCTCTAAGTTGTTTATTGTTATTTGTTGATTGTGGCGAGGAACAAATAACAAACAACCAATAACAAACAACCAATAACAAATATGGACTTACTGCGATCGCTGCCCATTGGCTTATATCTAGAAAAACCTGATACTTGGCTGCATCATCTCGATCCAAGAATTAAACTTGCCTGGTTGATGGGGTTTCTCCTCACCCCAATTCTCGCTCATCCCCTCTGGCGAATTGGTTTAGTTTTTGCGTTAATTCTCATTACTTTCTTGGCGAGAATTCCGCTTCGTGTCTGGCGACAACAGATGGGATGGTTACTGACTCTCTGCATATTAGTCTTTATTTTGACCTGTATTTTTGATGATGGACTTGCCCTTGCTCACCAGCCCAGAATCCCCAGCAGCGATCTCGATCTTCCCCAACCCACAGACTATCAATATGTCTTAATTAACGAAGCCTGGCTAACGGTTACTCGTCGCTCTCTTGACCTTGCCATTCGCGTCAGTACCCTCATTTTTACGCTGATTTATAGTACCAACCTCTATCTTTTAACCACTGCCCCAGAAGAAATTACCGCAGGCTTAGAAACCTTTTTCAAGCCTTTACGACGCTTTGGGGTTCCCGTCACTGAAATCTTACTCACGCTAACCTTATCCCTACGATTCATTCCCCTTGTTTTAGAAGAAATTCAAAATCTTGTTCGTTCTGTCAGTACCCGGGCAATTAATTGGAAAAAGCTAGGGATTCGTAAAAGCCTGACCCTGTGGTTTATGATTGCCGAAAAGTTATTAGAAAACTTATTAATGAGAGCGGAACAAATTGCTGTGGCGATGGAAGTGCGAGGCTTTACCAGTCCCAATGAACATAATGTGCAATGGCATTATTTACGCTTACGGGGAAGAGACTGGTTAGCCATTGGGGGAATGATTCTCTTTTTAGGAGGGCGTTTTTTCTGGGGGTGGCAATAAAAACGCATACATCAAAACAACTATTTTGTCAAATTTGTAAATTTCCTGTTACAAATCAAGAAGTTCAATGCGTTGACGGAAAATAGAATCAACTCGGAGATCAGGTAACGAAATAACAAGGCTTGAGGTAAATCATTTGATTTTGAAGCAGAGTTACAACCCATACTCTGTTATCTTATCAGAGAAAAAGTTACTGGACAAGACGGAACGGCTGAAACAACGCAAAATCGTTTAATGTTAAGGAATATTACAATTTACAGCAGAGAAACTTACTCACCATTTTTTAAAGAGAAGACAAAATTCAAATTATTCATGATATTGATATGACAAAAGTAAGTGAGTTTTTATTAAGTTCATGGCGACTTTACTAATCACAAGATGGATTTTACCTGGATTATTGATGGGTCTATGGCTACTTATTGCACTCAGTAATGCCATTAGTCTTTATCAAGCGAGACAACAAAAAGGAACAACTTCCTTAACTTTATTTTTGGGCGGTATTTTTGGCATAGTTGGTGTTTTAGCTTCTCCCCTTCCTCAGCCTTGGTTTTGGTGTTGGTTTCCGCCGTTACTGGATGTGGGATCAATCCCAGCTTTAGTGATGATGATTCAATCATCCAATGATGAAAATGGAGCATCAAATTAATGACTTAAGCCTTCTTCTCGAATCATTTCAAGGGGGACTTCTGTAAAATACTGACAGCGAAATTGTTCTTCTTGGATTGCAGCTAAAAAGACTTGAACCGCTTCTGTATTCAGCCGATCAATTGTTGCACTTCCGACGATTTGAATCCTGTCTTCTCCTTCGATTTGAAAACCAAGATGATCTAAAGTGTTTAATCCCAATTCGATTGTTCTTTGGCTTAATCTGAGTTTATTTTGTAGTTGGTCTCGACTCACGGTTTGTTGAGTCCGACTGAGATACTTAGCAATGCCGAGAAACTGTTTCCAAATTTCTTCGGCGGGGAGAGGATTGGGAGGAGAATAAGTCAGCGCGATCGCGCAATTATTTTTGATTCCCTCTTGTAACCCTTGACTCATTTCTTCCCAACTGCGAGGACAATAGTCTAAGGTCAAAACCGAGTCTTGAGGGTCTGCAATAGAGGCATTTTCTCCGCGATAATCTAACAGTAAGGGAGTTTCAGGTTCGAGCACAGAATAACTGTCTTGCTGCTGTACTGCTTTCACTTCAACAATCCGCACTTCGTACTCTTTTTCATAAGCATTGAAATCTAACTCTACCACTGCATCAAAATATTTATTTTCTGGCAACTCATCCTTATAGTGTCCCCACCACATTCCAGGAAACCCTTCTGGGTTTGTTTCGTCACAGACTTTAAATGTTGTGCGGATGTATCTAATTTTATTTCCCGTATAATCTTTAATATTGTTATTCCAAACGTTTTTAAACCAGCAATTTTGAATCAGTAAGCGAGGGAGAGGATTTCCCATGCCATAAGGTTCGAGTAACTTTAGAGATTGAAAGAGATCTTGTCCTAACTCTTCTACCGTTACCGTTAAATCAATGTTTAAACTGGGTTCTGGTGTTGTATTCCCATATCGCTGGCGGAATTGTTGATTAATGGCTTCTCTAAAAATAGATAGATTTTCTGCTTTCATGCTGAGTCCAGCAGCAAAGGGATGTCCACCAAAACGATGTAATAAATGTTGCTGCGATCGCAGCAATTGATAAAGATCAATTTTTTCCACTGAACGTGCAGAACCGCGAGCCAAACTAATGTTTTCGTCACTAGATTGATCTAAATTGAGAAGAATTGTAGGACGCGCATATTCTTGAGCAATTTGTCCCGCCACTAATCCTAAAACCCCAGGTTGCCATTGTGAATCAGCAAGAACAATCACACTCGTTGTGGATAAATCCAATTCTTCAATTCGCCGTTTAACAGCACTTTCCACATCTTTTTGTAACTCTTTACGGCGAGTATTCGCAATTTCGGTTTTTTGAGCAAGTTTTTGACAAACTGTCTCATCTTCACTAGTTAGTAATTCCACCGCAAATGTAGCATCCCCTTGAATCCGACTAATGGCATTAATTCGGGGGCCAATGCCAAACGCAATATCCATGGGACGATCACCATTTCTTTGGCATAACCTTAAAAGTTGAGCAATCCCAGGGCGTGTGGGGTGATTTAATTGTTGCGCTAATTGTTGAATCCCTTTCTGGGCTAAATAGCGACAATCTCCCTGTAATTCCACTAAATCTGCAATCAGTCCAATGGCGACTAAATCTAATAATGTTTCTGCTGGCTTTTCTGGTATTTCAGGAAACGTTTCAGATAACGCTTCAATTAATTTATAAGCAACCGCCACTCCAGAGAGATGATAGAGCGGATGAGATTGGGCTAAATATTTGGGATTGAGAATAGCAACTACATTCGGATCGTCTTCGGGTAACGTATGATGATCCGTCACAATAATATCAATCCCCAAAGTTTTAGCAACTTCCATTTCTGCTAAATTAGTGCTTCCTGTATCGCAAGTAATCACTAATTCCACACCCTCTCCTGCTAGTTTTCTTAATCCCATTTCGTTTAAACCATGAGATTCAGTCAGACGATTGGGAATATAGTAAGACAGGCTTTCAGAAGTCGTAAAAAAAGGTTGTAAGCCTTCCCAAAGTACACTGGTTGCTGTCACACCATCCGCATCAAAATCTCCCCAAATTACTACTTTTTCTTGATTTTCCCATGCCTGTTGGCAGCGTTTAACCGCGACATCCATTTGTTGTCCAAAGCCAGCAAAGCCAGACGTTGGCGTATATGTTTCTAGATCAAGAAATTGTTGTAAA comes from Halothece sp. PCC 7418 and encodes:
- a CDS encoding tocopherol cyclase family protein, with the protein product MNKEQITNQRQTPHSGYHWAGEETRFFEGWYYRVTLPEINQTFAFMYSIDDPAGGMSYSGGAAQILGPDDEYFWRTFPNVKGFWADYTRLGLGHWGKRPLGSFPRELTPHQFNQQIKEGYQATATLNQGKLYDPATGEAAIWEYQIKPIYGWGDSHRPQKATAGWLSFLPLFEPGWQILMAQGLATGYIQWQGKTYKFTNAPAYSEKNWGRAFPAKWFWLNCNAFSEETDLALTAGGGRREVLGIGEEVALICFHHQGKFYEFVPWNSDVFWEIQPWGEWKMRAVGAELAVEIVGKTDKQGTLLRAPTEQGLQFCCRDTMQGDLHLKLLDRRGNLICQASSTNCGLEVGGIPWSSPWINE
- a CDS encoding RNA-guided endonuclease TnpB family protein; the protein is MLKSVEEAFKSYNELLEMWFDGEIDHKPKLPGYRTKGGLCSFTFPSDGLRFNHEEGYWLLPMSRVIKKYWEGGEEEEFSIPSVSYINDNNIAEIRILPQHGKLWAELVYKVEEKVETDLDYSQALGCDPGVNNLLTCVSTLGKSFIVDGHKVKGVNANYNKKVAKYKQGKSDFYWDEYLNGLTHKRSCFMRDAVNKTARFLINYCLNHRLGNIVFGWGQGVKTNCNLGSKNNQNFVQIPTARLKNRIKELAESVGIQFTETEESYTSRSSYLDNDYLPVFGGEKPANWKASGKRVKRGLYQARNGKLINADCNGAANILRKVSTQLGLGLTEVCRECLSVPKRYDIFSSMKKSYRRRFDCEI
- the tnpA gene encoding IS200/IS605 family transposase; translated protein: MNVLSRKNQPDEYRRNPHSVTLLNYHFVFCPKRRKKVLVGEIEHRLQEIIFGLCKENNWRLIACEIRQDHVHLFLNTDPTYAPSVVVKKIKGRASHYLRREFPELKKLPTLWSPSYFVSTAGNVSSETIKMYIDNQRGK
- a CDS encoding glutathione S-transferase family protein, which produces MLELYQFELSQYSEKVRFLLDYKGLEYRKIEVTPGVGQVEVYQMSGQRQVPVLKDGETVVADSTEIAMYLERTYPERPLIPTAAKEKGLTLLMEEWADESIGLKSRKAFMGALNRNEALRAAVLPPETPDFVRSIVSAIPSDFLDVLGTGVGIGGDALKAIEGSLKQDLEALCLILEEQPYLTGAVPTLADFTVASLSLLLKFPEESYMDIPSQLAGKALPGLGDNPAFEPFFTWRDRLYREYRQPTVPSSRSDTSTSAPSSIEIE
- a CDS encoding DUF1350 family protein, which encodes MTNWEEVAGNSVLLPPQPKGLIHFLGGAFVATVPQVTYSWLLESLAEEGYGVIATPFLNDLNHSAIAQRALNRFETAYQRLGLFQRYLPIYGIGHSMGCKLHLLINSLYEVKRAGNLLISYNNYPAREAVPFVEQLNHLAAFDLEFTPSPERTFDIVQNNYQKTRTLLVRFQNDTIDQTEDLKPILEQRFPSLVSYLQLSGNHLTPVNPKEWNWNPGTNFSPIDALGQWVKQQFYRDITQLKKEVIRWLDPIDI
- a CDS encoding single-stranded DNA-binding protein, which codes for MNSCILMAQITSQPQLRYTQENQTPLTEMMVEFSGLRDNDPPSSLKVVAWGDNLANEVSQNYHAGDQVILEGRLRMNIIERQEGFKEKRAEFTLSRIHPMGKGTSPEPSSENKSSDNLVQFPASQPDTQSENQDEEKNLDDIPF
- the der gene encoding ribosome biogenesis GTPase Der; its protein translation is MKKLPIVAIIGRPNVGKSTLVNRFTGSRHAIVHDEPGITRDRLYQPSFWRDRDFIVVDTGGIVFDDDSEFLPEIRQQAMMALSEAVAAIFVVDGQTGPTSGDEEIADWLRQQSVPVYLAVNKCEAPEQGLMQAAQFWELGLGEPYPVSGIHGSGTGDLLDAVISTFPPYEELPEEDNEINVAIIGRPNVGKSSLLNALTGASRSIVSPVSGTTRDAIDLQIEHQGQTYRLIDTAGIRKKKNIRYGAEFFSINRAFKAIRRSDVSLLVIDALDSITDQDMKLAGRIEEEGKAAIIIVNKWDALEKDSKTIYKYEKMLRDRVYFMYWSEILFVSALTGQRVKSIFDSIQTAVQEHRRRVSTAVINEVIQEAITWYSPPTTRQGKQGRIYYGTQVSTQPPTIALFVNDPKRFNDTYRRYIDRQFREQLGFTGTPLRLIWRGKRPRDVEENKLNRATRV
- a CDS encoding energy-coupling factor transporter transmembrane protein EcfT, which produces MDLLRSLPIGLYLEKPDTWLHHLDPRIKLAWLMGFLLTPILAHPLWRIGLVFALILITFLARIPLRVWRQQMGWLLTLCILVFILTCIFDDGLALAHQPRIPSSDLDLPQPTDYQYVLINEAWLTVTRRSLDLAIRVSTLIFTLIYSTNLYLLTTAPEEITAGLETFFKPLRRFGVPVTEILLTLTLSLRFIPLVLEEIQNLVRSVSTRAINWKKLGIRKSLTLWFMIAEKLLENLLMRAEQIAVAMEVRGFTSPNEHNVQWHYLRLRGRDWLAIGGMILFLGGRFFWGWQ
- the recJ gene encoding single-stranded-DNA-specific exonuclease RecJ; the encoded protein is MSHWQILPQLEIPDWFFTAVETYCPQYPQYVAQLLWQRGIDNLERLQQFLDLETYTPTSGFAGFGQQMDVAVKRCQQAWENQEKVVIWGDFDADGVTATSVLWEGLQPFFTTSESLSYYIPNRLTESHGLNEMGLRKLAGEGVELVITCDTGSTNLAEMEVAKTLGIDIIVTDHHTLPEDDPNVVAILNPKYLAQSHPLYHLSGVAVAYKLIEALSETFPEIPEKPAETLLDLVAIGLIADLVELQGDCRYLAQKGIQQLAQQLNHPTRPGIAQLLRLCQRNGDRPMDIAFGIGPRINAISRIQGDATFAVELLTSEDETVCQKLAQKTEIANTRRKELQKDVESAVKRRIEELDLSTTSVIVLADSQWQPGVLGLVAGQIAQEYARPTILLNLDQSSDENISLARGSARSVEKIDLYQLLRSQQHLLHRFGGHPFAAGLSMKAENLSIFREAINQQFRQRYGNTTPEPSLNIDLTVTVEELGQDLFQSLKLLEPYGMGNPLPRLLIQNCWFKNVWNNNIKDYTGNKIRYIRTTFKVCDETNPEGFPGMWWGHYKDELPENKYFDAVVELDFNAYEKEYEVRIVEVKAVQQQDSYSVLEPETPLLLDYRGENASIADPQDSVLTLDYCPRSWEEMSQGLQEGIKNNCAIALTYSPPNPLPAEEIWKQFLGIAKYLSRTQQTVSRDQLQNKLRLSQRTIELGLNTLDHLGFQIEGEDRIQIVGSATIDRLNTEAVQVFLAAIQEEQFRCQYFTEVPLEMIREEGLSH